One Lycium ferocissimum isolate CSIRO_LF1 unplaced genomic scaffold, AGI_CSIRO_Lferr_CH_V1 ctg6594, whole genome shotgun sequence genomic region harbors:
- the LOC132045411 gene encoding uncharacterized protein LOC132045411: MPSLSSTVKVSLFWDGEILYDNNAVRYSNKSKAHAKFPPTLDYQTLLNALHRRMKTNRECELFVVGRYPTTIAAQGLVLYASSDSDEIPNAEESDDDDDDDDEVDVNPRRPDAFVYTREDDPIRHKLWKEPVDLVRDQVHLAKCMMFESKKALQRAVKIYSYQGMREFKVDDSTRKILRLHDSMWIITKFYPRHTCDMGENQANHFNLDTNMIAQVLLVHVAETPRYSIKDCFRNVKETYRKMISKTKGYLGRRRAFEMIYGTWDGSFQQLLSYMEALQKFNPGTVVEWKLVASNIFNLVFWRFKSCIDGFAHYRPVISIDGTHVYGVYDIKLLIAVGMDANELIFPLAFVIAANESNDTWRMLLTHLRRYVVKDRMGICVLSN; the protein is encoded by the exons ATGCCTTCTCTCTCTTCAACTGTTAAGGTTTctttattttgggatggagagaTTCTTTATGATAATAATGCTGTTCGTTATAGTAATAAATCAAAAGCCCATGCTAAGTTTCCACCTACATTGGATTACCAAACATTACTCAATGCCTTACACAGAAGAATGAAAACTAATCGTGAATGTGAATTATTTGTAGTAGGCAGATATCCAACAACCATTGCAGCACAAGGTTTAGTGCTTTATG CATCAAGTGATAGCGATGAAATACCGAATGCAGAGGAGTccgacgatgatgatgatgatgatgatgaggttgATGTTAATCCTC GTCGTCCTGATGCCTTCGTTTACACCAGAGAAGATGATCCAATTCGCCATAAATTGTGGAAAGAACCGGTCGATCTTGTAAGGGATCAAGTTCACCTTGCAAAATGCATGATGTTCGAATCCAAAAAGGCATTGCAAAGGGCGGTCAAAATTTATAGCTACCAGGGAatgagggagtttaaggttgatgaTTCAACCCGAAAGATCTTGAGACTG CATGATAGTATGTGGATTATCACAAAATTCTACCCACgtcacacttgtgatatgggagaGAATCAAGCAAACCATTTTAATTTAGATACAAATATGATTGCTCAAGTGCTACTTGTTCACGTTGCCGAAACCCCAAG GTATTCCATCAAAGATTGCTTTAGAAACGTTAAGGAAACATATCGTAAAATGATAAGCAAGACAAAGGGCTATCTCGGACGCAGGCGGgcttttgagatgatttatgGTACATGGGACGGCTCCTTCCAGCAGTTGCTGAGCTATATGGAAGCTCTACAGAAATTCAATCCTGGCACTGTTGTAGAGTGGAAGCTCGTTGCCAGTAATATTTTCAATCTTGTGTTTTGGAGATTCAAatcatgcattgatggttttgctcattaCCGGCcagtcatatccatagatggCACACATGTGTACGGGGTATACGATATCAAGCTACTGATTGCAGTAGGGATGGATGCCAATGAGTTGATATTTCCTCTTGCTTTCGTCATTG